A single genomic interval of Bradyrhizobium sp. AZCC 1693 harbors:
- a CDS encoding DUF1522 domain-containing protein: MSGIVLSASVRQNLLSLQSTADLLATTQNRLATGKKVNTALDNPTNYFTAQSLDARAGDINNLLDGIGNGVQVLQQANNGITSLQKLVDTAKSIANQALQSAVGYSTKSNVSTTITGATAADLRGTTSYTSATASSNVLYTGAAGGATAAASTTKLGGVSGAATGTAVNDNAAAAITTGTLIYGATAALTTQAATKFVDGDVLTVNGKTITFTSAATPAAAAVPAGSGVSGNVVNDGSGNSKVYLNAATTVGDVLQAIDLASGVRSAVNASGAATVTSPASGQTASSITAGAVKLQSSTGADLSVSGKADILNALGLTPATGSGTATIEATRTTDTNTLGSLLQTGSSLYVNGHTINFAAGATPAAANVPTGSGVSGNVVTDGNGNSTVYIQSATIADLLKAVDLATGVQTATNASGAATVATASGQVASSIASNGTLKISTGTSQDLAITGTGNALSALGLGGNTGTDNAFTAARTSAAGGINGKTLTFSSFNSGTAVNVTFGDGTNGTVKTLDQLNKALQANNLIATLDSAGKLTISAANDYASSTLGSSVSGGAIGGTVTAVLSFTNAVAPVADAQAQNTRATLVNQFNGILAQITTTAQDASFNGINLLSGDQLKLTFNETGKSTLNITGVNFDAAGLGLANLTSGVDFIDNAATNRVFADLSSASTQLRTQASTLGSNLSIVQIRQDFSKNLINVLQTGSSNLTLADTNEEAANSQALSTRQSIAVSALALANQSQQSVLQLLR, encoded by the coding sequence ATGTCCGGTATTGTTCTTTCGGCTTCGGTTCGCCAGAACCTTCTCTCGCTGCAGTCGACCGCCGATCTGCTCGCCACCACGCAGAACCGCCTTGCCACCGGCAAGAAGGTCAACACGGCCCTCGATAACCCGACCAACTACTTCACCGCGCAGTCGCTCGACGCGCGCGCCGGTGACATCAACAATTTGCTCGACGGCATCGGCAACGGCGTGCAGGTGCTGCAGCAGGCCAACAACGGCATCACCTCGCTGCAGAAGCTGGTCGACACCGCGAAGTCGATCGCCAACCAGGCGCTGCAGAGCGCGGTCGGCTACTCCACCAAGTCGAACGTCTCCACCACGATCACCGGTGCGACGGCTGCCGACCTGCGCGGCACCACGAGCTACACCAGCGCGACCGCGAGCAGCAACGTGCTCTACACCGGTGCGGCCGGCGGCGCGACGGCGGCTGCAAGCACCACCAAGCTCGGCGGCGTTTCTGGCGCTGCCACCGGCACGGCGGTGAACGACAACGCGGCGGCTGCCATCACGACCGGCACGCTGATCTATGGCGCTACCGCTGCGTTGACCACGCAGGCCGCCACCAAGTTCGTTGACGGTGACGTGCTCACCGTGAACGGCAAGACCATCACCTTCACGTCAGCCGCGACCCCAGCCGCTGCGGCGGTTCCGGCCGGTTCGGGCGTGAGCGGCAACGTCGTCAACGACGGCAGCGGCAACTCGAAGGTCTACCTGAACGCGGCCACCACGGTGGGCGACGTGCTTCAGGCGATCGATCTTGCCAGCGGCGTCCGGTCCGCCGTGAACGCCAGCGGCGCCGCGACGGTCACCAGCCCTGCCTCGGGCCAGACGGCTTCGTCGATCACTGCCGGTGCGGTCAAGCTGCAGAGTTCGACCGGTGCCGATCTCTCGGTCAGCGGCAAGGCTGACATTCTCAACGCGCTCGGCCTCACGCCGGCGACCGGCTCGGGCACGGCCACCATCGAGGCGACCCGCACGACCGACACCAACACGCTCGGCTCGCTGCTGCAGACCGGTTCGTCGCTCTATGTCAATGGCCACACCATCAACTTCGCCGCCGGCGCTACCCCGGCTGCGGCGAATGTCCCGACTGGCTCGGGCGTGAGCGGCAACGTCGTCACCGACGGCAACGGAAACTCGACCGTTTACATCCAGTCCGCCACGATTGCCGACCTGCTCAAGGCCGTCGACCTGGCGACCGGCGTGCAGACCGCCACGAACGCGAGCGGCGCGGCCACTGTGGCCACCGCTTCCGGTCAGGTCGCCTCGTCGATCGCCAGCAACGGCACGCTGAAGATCTCGACCGGCACCAGCCAGGATCTGGCGATCACCGGCACCGGCAACGCGCTGAGCGCGCTTGGTCTTGGCGGCAACACCGGCACCGACAATGCGTTCACGGCGGCCCGCACTTCCGCCGCCGGCGGCATCAACGGCAAGACCTTGACCTTCTCCTCCTTCAATAGCGGCACGGCGGTCAACGTCACCTTCGGCGACGGCACCAACGGCACGGTCAAGACCCTCGATCAGTTGAACAAGGCGCTGCAGGCCAACAACCTGATCGCCACGCTCGACTCTGCGGGCAAGCTCACGATCTCGGCGGCTAACGACTATGCGTCGTCGACGCTCGGGTCATCGGTCTCCGGTGGCGCGATCGGCGGTACGGTGACGGCTGTGCTGTCCTTCACCAACGCGGTGGCTCCTGTCGCCGATGCGCAGGCCCAGAACACCCGCGCCACTTTGGTGAACCAGTTCAACGGCATCCTGGCCCAGATCACCACCACCGCGCAGGACGCGTCGTTCAACGGCATCAACCTGCTCAGCGGCGATCAGCTCAAGCTGACGTTCAACGAAACCGGCAAGTCGACCCTGAACATCACCGGCGTCAACTTTGATGCCGCCGGTCTCGGCCTGGCGAACCTGACCAGCGGCGTCGACTTCATCGACAACGCCGCCACCAACAGGGTTTTTGCCGACCTGAGCAGCGCCTCGACCCAGCTGCGCACGCAGGCTTCTACCCTCGGTTCGAACCTGTCGATCGTGCAGATCCGTCAGGACTTCTCGAAGAACCTGATCAACGTGCTGCAGACCGGCTCGTCGAACCTGACGCTGGCCGACACCAACGAGGAAGCGGCGAACAGCCAGGCGCTGTCGACCCGCCAGTCGATCGCGGTGTCCGCGCTGGCGCTGGCCAACCAGAGCCAGCAGAGCGTGCTGCAGCTCCTGCGCTAA
- the flaF gene encoding flagellar biosynthesis regulator FlaF encodes MSNAAQAYARTSQTTTSPREIEAQALLKAARQLQEVQSNWNGPDTAMHNALLFNRRLWSIFMSAVETNENPQPMEVRQNIANIGVFVMKQTVDMQLNPDPAKLKSLIDINCNLAAGLSGRG; translated from the coding sequence ATGTCTAATGCAGCCCAGGCCTACGCGCGTACATCTCAAACGACGACGTCTCCCCGTGAAATCGAAGCGCAGGCGCTGCTGAAGGCCGCACGGCAACTGCAGGAAGTCCAGTCCAACTGGAACGGTCCCGACACAGCGATGCACAATGCGTTGCTCTTCAATCGCCGGCTCTGGTCGATCTTCATGAGCGCCGTGGAGACGAATGAAAATCCTCAACCGATGGAAGTCCGGCAGAACATTGCCAACATCGGCGTGTTCGTGATGAAACAAACCGTCGACATGCAGTTGAATCCGGATCCGGCCAAGCTGAAGTCGCTGATCGACATCAATTGCAATCTCGCCGCCGGCCTTTCGGGTCGCGGCTAA
- the flgJ gene encoding flagellar assembly peptidoglycan hydrolase FlgJ: MDTSLINGIGAYSKKKISLINGRNDPQLADAMKKISPEAQKKTRAKAQEFEAMFLNSMFSQMTTGVKGDGPFGDTTGTGVWRSMLTDEYSKSFAKSGGIGISNDVFRTLILQQANRAG; the protein is encoded by the coding sequence ATGGACACGAGCCTTATCAACGGCATTGGCGCATACTCGAAGAAGAAGATTTCGCTGATCAACGGCCGCAACGATCCGCAGCTTGCCGATGCGATGAAAAAGATTTCACCCGAGGCGCAGAAAAAGACCCGCGCCAAGGCCCAGGAGTTCGAGGCGATGTTCCTCAACTCGATGTTTTCGCAGATGACCACCGGCGTCAAAGGCGATGGGCCGTTCGGCGACACGACCGGCACCGGCGTCTGGCGCTCGATGCTGACGGACGAATATTCGAAATCCTTCGCCAAGTCCGGCGGCATCGGCATTTCCAACGACGTCTTCCGCACCTTGATCCTGCAGCAAGCCAACCGCGCCGGCTGA